CCGCCAGGAAATGCGCGGGGTAGGTGGCATTTTCTTCGACTATCAAAGCAGCGACGGCGAACTGTACCAAGGTCCCCATCCCGAAGGCCCCGCCGCCCAAATCAGCCAGCAAGTGGGTCCCGTACGCGATCGCAGCTGGGAATCCCTATTTGCCTTCGTGCAAGATTGCGGTCGTGCCTTTCTCCCCGCCTACCAACCCATTGTGGAACGCCGCCAGGACACCCCCTACAGCGAAAGAGAACGCAACTTTCAACTTTACCGCCGCGGTCGCTACGTAGAGTTCAACCTGGTTTACGACCGGGGCACCATTTTCGGCTTGCAAACCAACGGACGCACCGAATCCATTTTAATGTCCCTTCCTCCCATGGTGCGCTGGGAATACGGCTACCAACCGGAACCCAATACCCCCGAAGCCGAACTGTACGAAGTGTTTCTCAAACCACAAGATTGGGCAAACTGGTCTTTGAAGGCATAAAGTTTCCGCCCGGCCTGCTCCCAAACCGCATTCCGTCCACCAAGGGGAACGCCAGGAAAGCGATCGCTGCCCCTGGTTGTTTTTTTGAGAATTTTGGGGGCACGGCCAATTTGGAAGGATGTCCTTGCCAACCAAAGCGGTTATTATGGGAACAGAGCCTCGGGATAAATTTTCTGGCTCTGACAGGCGAGGCTGACTTTTGACCCCGCCACTTCTCAGGTAGCATATACTTGAACGGTTATACTTAAAACGCCAAGCAAAAGCATTTTATAGATAGATTGAGAGGGGAGTTTCAGTGATTCACATAGACCAGAAAACACACACCACCAAAGACGGTAAAACCGCGATTGTCCTAGCACCCAGCGGACGTTTGGATATTACGACTGCATGGCAATTTCGTTTGAAGTTGCAGGAGTGTATCTCCAAACTGAGCCCCCATGTGGTTGTGAATCTCGGTCAAGTGAACTTCATTGACAGTTCTGGATTGACTTCTTTAGTTGCTGGCATGCGGGATGCGGATAAAGTCAAAGGCAGCTTCCGCATTTGCAACGTCCATCCAGAAGCCAAGCTGGTCTTTGAAGTAACCATGATGGATTCCGTCTTTGAAATTTTTGAAACCGAAGAAGAAGCCTTAGAAGGCGTTCCCCGGGATATTGCTAGTTAGTTGTGGCTGGCAAGTCACCAATAAAATCGGCCACTTTCGCCAATTGATAGGAACCCAGTAGGGCACCCCAAAGGGCGTAGCCGGTTTCCCCGGTCGTAACTCCAAAACTGTTTCGAGGTTGCCAGAAAACCAAGGGAAATCTGCCGCACCACTCCTCGAGCGGTAAAACGGCCTTGTGCTGGTGGGGCGGTTGGGCATCCAACTGGTAGCCGTACGCATCCGTAGGTGTCGGAGTCACCAGCAGCAGACACCCTGGCAGGCGTTGGATGTCGTCTTGGTTTAGGTGGTGCCAGAGATGGGGCTCTCGACCGGCACCGCGAAAATCTGCCGGACGAGCGCGCAGCATGTAAGATTGCACTTGCAGAAGTGCATCCCGCGTGGCAGGGGGGATAATTTCTAACAGGCGCTGGCGATAGGATGGTGGGCCCGCCTGGATACTGGCCTGTTCCAGGAAAAAAACCAATGCGATCGCTTGGTAAAGAGGGGTGTGGGAAAGGGGGCACTGCCACCAAAAACGCAGGCGAACGTACCAAGCCGGTTGGGCTTGGGATGGTTCTTGATGGTCCAACTCCAGTAGGGGTGCCACCCATGAGCGCCCTTACGGTATGGCGCGAGGAGATGGGCGAAAAGCATGGGTTAGCACCGGCTTTGGGAGGGTTGGTGTCCCAAGGCCAAGCATCGCTCGATGGTGGTAGTAACCGATTCTGTGAGGGCATCCAACTCGTAGCCCCCTTCCAAACCAAACAGGGTATAGGGCGTAATTTCGAGAACGTAATCTGTCAGTTCGCCGAAGTCTTGGGCTTGCAGCAGAATGCTAGCTAGGGGATCGGCGGCGTGGGCATCGTAGCCAGCACTGACAACCAGCAAGTCGGGATGCCAGCTTTTGAGGAAGGGCAAAACGCGATCGCGAAAGGCCACGCGATATTCTTGAATCCCGCTACCGGGGGGCATGGGGACATTGAGTACGTTGTTGTAATCGCCCCGTTCGTGGGCATCCCCCGTACCGGGATAGTGGGGAGATTCGTGCAGGGAACAGTAGGCAATTTCGGGGCTGGATTCGATTAAGGCTTGGGTGCCATTGCCGTGGTGAACGTCCCAATCGAGAATCGCCACCCGTTTGACCCCCAATCGTTTGAGGGCGTAGTGAGCCGCGATCGCCGCATTGGCAAAAATACAAAAGCCCATGCCCCGATTGCTCAAAGCATGGTGCCCGGGAGGTCTCGAAAGCACAAACGCCGGACTGCCGCTGCCGAGTACTTGCTCCACCCCATCCATCCAAGCGTTAATCCCTAACAGGGCTACCTCGTAACTAGAAGCAGATAGCCCCGTATCCGGGTCCAAGCGCCCGCCACCATTTTGCGAAATCTGTGCCACGCGATCGATATACTCTTGAGCGTGGACCCACTGGGCAAATGGCAACGGCGAACGTTCTTCAATCGCGGTGGGGGTGTGCCATTGCAACTTACCTTGCCAGTAGGGTTTTTGCAGGGTTGCCACCAACCTTTGCAAGCGCTCCGGGCGTTCTGGGTGAAAGCGACCCGAGCGGTGTTGTAAAAACTTTTCTGAATAAAAAATTGGGAACATAGCGGACAGCTCGTTTCAAACCGCAGATAACAACATCCTAGCAAAAGACAGAGCCACCGCCGGTTTTCTATCTCTGAGAGGTGCCAAGATTTTCCTACCCAAAATATGGTAAAATTCTCATAGCAAGTGCCTATCTGAAAAGCCCTTTTGAACGCAACTTAGCAACTTTGACAAACAATGGCAAGGCTTTGTCCGTTAGCGAACCTCGCATAAGATTTGGCTTTAGAATTTTTACGGAGTATTTAGACCTCATATGAACACGGCTGGGGAACGGATTATTCCTACCGATCTGCGTAACGAAATGTCTCGCTCCTACCTCGAATACGCCATGAGCGTCATCGTAGGTAGGGCACTTCCCGACGCCAGAGACGGGCTAAAACCCGTGCATCGCCGCATTCTCTATGCCATGCACGAGTTGGGACTCACCGCCGATCGCCCATTTCGCAAATGCGCTCGTGTCGTCGGGGAGGTCTTGGGGAAATACCATCCCCACGGCGATACAGCCGTCTACGATGCTCTAGTCCGCATGGCCCAAGACTTCTCCATGCGCGCCCCTTTAATTGCCGGGCATGGCAACTTCGGGTCCATCGACAACGACCCACCAGCGGCTATGCGATATACCGAATGTCGTCTGCAACAGCTCACCAGCGATGCGCTACTGCGGGATATCGACGCTGAAACCGTTGATTTTATCGACAACTTTGACGGTTCCCAACAGGAACCCATGGTTTTACCAGCCCGGGTACCGCAACTGCTGCTCAACGGCGCTGCCGGGATTGCCGTAGGCATGGCTACCAATATTCCCCCCCACAACCTGGGAGAACTAGCCGATGGGTTGGTTGCTTTTATTCGCAACCCCGAAATCAGCGACGAGCAACTGCGGCGCATCATTCCCGGTCCCGACTTTCCCACCGGCGGCAAAATTTTGGGGATCTCCGGCATTCGCGATGCCTACACCACCGGCAAAGGGTCTATTATCATGCGCGGGGTGGCTGATATCGAAACCATTGGTGGCAGCGGACGCAGCGATCGCGATGCCATTGTCATTACCGAACTGCCCTACCAAACCAACAAAGCTGCCCTCATTGAAAAAATTGCCGATCTGGTCAACGACAAACAGCTAGAAGGCATTGCCGATATCCGCGATGAAAGCGATCGCGAGGGCTTGCGCATTGTCATCGAACTGAAACGCGATGCCAACCCCCGGGTGGTCCTCAACAACCTCTACAAACACACCCCCCTACAAACCAACTTCGGCTGCAACATGCTGGCGTTGGTAGATGGCGACCCCCAACTGCTCAACCTCAGACAATACCTGGAAGTCTTCCTGGAATTTCGGGTAGAAACCATCACCCGCCGCACCCGCTACGAACTGCGCAAAGCCGAAGAGCGAGACTTAATTTTACAGGGATTGTTGGTTGCCCTGGAACATCTCGACGCCGTCATTGCCCTGATTCGCCACGCCGAATCCCCCGCTGCTGCCCGTCAGGAACTGGTGAACAACTACGGTCTCACAGAAACCCAAGCCGATGCCATCCTGCAAATGCAGCTGCGCCGCCTCACCGCCCTGGAAACCGAAAAAATCCAGCAAGAACACGAGCAACTTCAGGCCAAAATTGCCGACTTGCAAGATATCCTGGCACGGCGCGAACGGATTTTGGGTTTGGTAGAAAGCGAAATCGAAGAAATCAAAGCCAAACACAACACCCCGCGGCGCACCGTCATTGAAAAAGAAGAAGGCGAACTCGACGACATCGACCTCATCGCCAACGAGCAATCCATCGTCTTGCTCACCGAACAGGGCTACATCAAACGCATGCCCCTGAACACCTTCGGTACCCAAAGTCGCGCCACCCGGGGCAAATCCGCCACCAACCTGAAAGACTCGGACAGCATCGCCCACTTTTTCAACTGCCGCGACCACGATGGCATTCTCTTCTTCAGCGAAAGAGGCATTGTCTACAGCCTCAGAGCCTATCAAATTCCCATGGGGTCGCGCGCTGCCCGGGGAGTGCCCTTGGTGCAAATGCTGCCCATCCCCCGGGACGAGAAAATTACTTCAGTGATTCCGGTGAGCGATTTCACCGAAGATGACTATTTGGTTATGCTCACCAAAGGGGGCAACATCAAAAGAACTGCCCTATCTGCTTTTAAAAATATTCGCACCAACGGATTGATTGCCATTTCCCTGGAAGAAGAAGACCAGTTGCGCTGGGTCCGCCGCGCCCGGACTGACGACAGCATTTTAATTGGCAGCCGGTTGGGAATGGCGATCCATTTCCAAATCAACAGCGAACAACTGCGCCCCCGAGGTCGCGTTACCCGCGGCGTGAAAGCCATGAACTTGCAGCCGGATGACGAACTGGTGGGCATGGATATCTTCCCCAGCAGCGTTATTGCTGGCTTTTTGAATGCCGATGGCGACAGTAGCGACGAAGCAGATGCGTTGGAAGTAGAGGCCGCTGAAACCGCGCCAGAAGAGACGGTCTCCGAAACCGATGAGGAAGCCCCCTACGTGCTGGCTATTACCCAACAGGGGTACGGCAAACGAATTGCCGGTTCCCAGTTCCGATTGCAACGACGCGCCGGGAAAGGCACCATAGCCACCAAATTTAGAAAAGCAAACGATCGTTTGGCAGCCCTGCGTATCGTCAAATCTGCCGACGAACTCATGCTGATTACCCACCGCGGCATCATCATCCGTTACAGTGCTGGCGAAATTCCCACCCAGTCCAAACAGGCGACAGGGGTGCGCGTACAGCGTTTGGATGAAGATGATTTCATCGTTGCCGTTACGCCAGTACCGCCTATGGAAATGGAAGCAGAAACGGATGCGGAGGAATCGCCCAGCTAAGACAAATTTTGTCGCCCTTCCAAAGCACGCGCCAAGGTGACCTCGTCGGCATATTCCAAATCCCCGCCCATGGGAATGCCAAAAGCAATGCGCGTCACCCGGGTAAAGGGTTGCAATAGCTGCCCCACGTATAAGGTAGTGGTTTCCCCTTCCACGCTGGGACCAATAGCTAAAATCACCTCTTGGATGGATTCGTGGCTGACACGCTTCACCAATTGCTCGATGGTGAGTTGTTCCGGTCCGATACCGTCCATGGGGGAAATCACCCCACCCAGCACGTGGTACAGTCCTTTGTACTCGCGGGTTTTTTCTAAGGCGATTACATCCCGAGAATCCGCCACCACGCAGATCGTACTGCGATCGCGGTTGGGATTGCGGCAAATTTCGCAGGTAGGGTCTGCGGACAAGTGAAAGCAAGTTTGACAGACACCCACCTGTTGGGAAGCTTCCACCAATGCATCGGCTAGGGATTTCACTTCCTCTTGCGGGCGTTTAATAATATGCAAAGCCAGGCGCTGCGCCGTTTTGGGACCGACACCGGGCAAGCGCTGCAATTCTTCAATCAAACGAGCGAGGGGACGAGTATAAACGGTCAACCTCCCGGAAAAACAACGACAAAAACGACAAGCACCAAATATTATTGCATGTTTGCTCGCTGCCGATCTGCCCTTGGCGAATAGCTGAATCGAGAACCTAGCACTACAATCAAAATAATGTAGGGGCGAACTTCTCTCCTGCGATACCACCAACAGCTAACCGAATTGCCGATCGATGCTCATGATGGATTTTCCCCTCGCCAGACAAAGATTTTATCAAGAAACCAGCCAACCAGAAGCACAAATCGATCTTGCCAAGGCGGCTCTATATATTGCCCAGGAAGAATATCCCGAACTCGATTTAGCCGCCAATCTGGAAATCCTGGATGGCATGGCAGACGATTTGAGAATTCGTTTGCAAAAACCGTACTATCCCATGCGGGTAATCAAGACCATCAATCAGTATTTGTACGAAGAAAAAGGATTTTCCGGCAACAGCGAACATTACTACGACCCGCGCAACAGTTTTCTCAACGAAGTGCTGCAACGCCGTACTGGGATTCCCATTACCCTGGCTTTGGTCTATGCCGAAGTCGGCAAACGGGTGGATTTTCCCACCGTTGGCATCAATATGCCCGGTCATTTCCTGCTACAACCGGAATTTGAAGATGCTGGCATTTATATTGATGCCTTTCATGGAGGAGAGGTTTTGTTTGCTGAAGACTGCGCGCAGTTGCTCGGTCGCATTTATGGGGAATCCATTGATGTGGATAAAGTGAAACCAATGCTGACTCAAATTGGAAAAAAGCGTTTCTTAGCCCGGATATTGACCAATTTAAAAATGATTTATCTGACGCTACAGGATATGGAAAAAACGCTGGCGGCGGTGGAAAGGATTTTGATGCTGTTTCCCGACGCTACTTCGGAAAATCGCGATCGCGGTTTGCTGTACTATCAAGCCGGTCGCTGGGTAGAAGCACGTCAGGATTTAGAAATTTACCTCGATCGCACCCCCAACGCACAAGATAAAGCGGTCATCCAACAAATTTTAGATAAAATCGCCAAACAATCGTAACCCAGGGCGAGCAATTTCCAAGCAAAAGATAAATCTCACCAAAATATCAGAAATTGAGGGGGGATTTCGCGAAAATTCCCCATTTTTCCGCCAACTCAGGGAAAACTGTTTGCTTCTGCTTGTGGATGGGAACGATGAAATAGGCTAGAAAAGGGAGAAGGAGAAAATATCCACCACCATCTTGCCTGCCAGCCGATCTCGTCTCACTTCCTAACCCCAACAGCAAGCAAAACAACGAGTTGGAGACCCAAATCATGCCTCGCTTGAACCAACGTGCTTTGGATATCCTGCGTCAGGAAATCAAAAAACAAACGAAAGACGCTCCGGTGGGAAAAGTACAGCGAAATATTGCCCTCAAAAGGTTAGAAAAGTTACATTTGCAGCAGGGAAATCCAGTCACCGAAGCAGACCTGCGCTATCTTTTGGAAGATGTATTTCCCAATTTTGACCGCAAAGTTTTGCGCCGAGCTGCTCGTGCCAACCGTCCCCCTAGGGGTTTCCATCGGATCAAGTGGGCAACCATTGGTATAACAACGGTGGTTGGCGGTATTTTTATTCTGAATTTGCCCTATCCCTTCATTCGCAATCCGGTTTCCAAGGTCGCTCCGATTCTGCTGCTACCTAGCTACGCCAGTATGGATTACAACTACCGCCAAGCCATTGCTTCGGTGGAGCAGGCGGACCAGTTGGTTAACCAAGCAACAAGTGAAGAGGATATTCAACTGGGAGCAGAAAAAGTTACCAAAGCCCAAGGTCACCTCGATCGACTACCGGTTTGGTTTTTGGGATACCAGCCCCGGGCTTACTGTACGTTAATGGGATGTACGTGGAAGTTTACTTTTGATGAGTTTAAGCAAGCACGCGCTCGGGTAGGGCGCATGAAGGCGGTTGTATTTCAAGAACAAAATGCCCAAAAGCAGCTTGAAAAAGTTTTAGATAAACTAGAGAAAGCTAAAAAGAAATACCATCAAGTAGAGCCTTCGACAAGCAAAAGAGATGCGATCGCGACTTGGAAAACCGCTATAGATGAGTTACGGCAGGTGCCTAAAGATACGTTAGCTGGAGCAAAAGCAAGGGAATACTTACAAGCCCAACAGCGGGACTTGGCCGAAGTAATCAGCTTCACCCAAAGCGATCGCCGCAGCAGCGCCCTCATTCAAGCCGCCAAAGCTTTTGGTATGAAAGCTGCTCAAGCCGCTCAAAATCCACCTCATGCAGCCAGCCAATGGCAGCGGGTTGCTAATTTGTGGCAGGAAGCCATTCGCAGGTTACAACAGGTTCCTGAAGCAAGTCCCGGATACGGACAAGCCCAACAAACTCTAGCTACTTATATAGATAATTTAGAAGTAGCCAAAATGCGCTGGCAACAGGAAAAAGCATCGGTAGCGGCGATGGAGGAGGCGCAACGGGCGATCGCTACCTGGCAACAAGCAGCTGCCCGCAATCCCAACGATCCGTCCCTCCAGAGCCAACTACAACAAATTATCAATAAGCTAGAAACCATCAAGCCGGGAACGACAGTATATAACCGAGCGCAAACATTGCTGGCTTCTGCCAAACAGAGAATGGAGGGTTGACAAATGGGGGATAATTGATTCATTTAGGAAAAACTGGATGCATAAAAAATAAAAATAGTCAAATCAAAGTACTTGCCATGTATTCCTAAGCCATTTTCCGACGCCCGTACTCCCAAAAGTCACGAAACGCCTAAAAAACCTCTAAATTTCGTCTTTATCTTCCTGCATTTCCCGACCCTCTCCGTTCCGCCACATTTTTCAACCGCCGCAGTTGGGCTTCCATATCCTCTTTGGTCATTTTGGCGGCAAATTGGTTAAAACCGAAGGCGATGAGGGGATTGGGAATGCGGAAAGCAAATCGGTTGGTCAGCCGGGTGCCATTGCCTTCTGGTTGGCATTCCCAGCGATCGCGTCCTTGGAAAAACCCCTGAAATTCCCAAACCACAAGCCCCGGTTCCCGTTGGACCACCGTGCTTTCCAAAGTTGGCTGCAGCAGGGGAATTTGGATGATAAAACGGCTGCGAGCACCGAGTTCGGTACTCCAACGCCCCACAGGTTCGCATTTGAGCATAGGATTGAGCCACAGGTGCATTAATTGATTGTCGGTTATACATCGTTCCACCAATGTGGCACTCGCGTTAATGTAAATTGATTGTTCAAAAACTTGACTATATTCCATTAGCAGCTTAAATCTAGAGGCGTAAACTTTAAATATTGTCCGTTTTCTTTAACTAACGGGCTAGCTTGGAAGTTACTGGGACGAAGCCATGAATAGCATTGTGCCACTGGAACTGTTGCCTGGGAAACTCTTATCGCCACTCATCTGGGCGCAAATAGATAACCCAATTAGCGGATGGTTTGGTTGGTCCGATTCCGAAATCGGACAGCGCATTACCTCAATTGTGTATGCCATCCTCATTTTTGTTGTAGGTTGGATAATTGCTGCGATCGCCGGCCAAATCGTTAAGAAAATATTAATGCGCAGTAGCCTTGATAACCGCCTGGCGAACTGGATGATGGGCAGCGATAGCCAACAAGAGGAAAGTGTTCCTATCGAACAGTGGGTTTCTAATTTTGTCTACTGGGTCATCCTGCTGTTTGCCATTGTGGCTGCTCTCACAGCATTAGAACTGGATGCCGTTACCCAACCTTTAAATGCCTTTCTGAGCCGAATTTTCAATTACCTCCCCCAAATCGGAGCTGCGATCGCTTGGTTGGTAGGCGGTTGGGCTGTCGGCACCATTGCCAAACTCGTTTTAACGCGGGGCTTGCAAGTATTTAATATCGACGAACGTATCAACCGTGCCATGGGAGAACAGGAAGAACAAGTCACTCCTGTCTCCATTAACGAAAACTTAGGCAACGCCCTGTATTGGTTTATCCTGCTGTTTGCCTTTTACTTTGCCCTGGGTGCTTTGGGTCTGCAAGAGCAAGTACGACCCATTGAAAACCTGCTCGACGAGATTCTGGCTGCCTTACCGCAAATTCTCAAAGCCCTGATTATCTTTGCCTTTGCGTGGGTAATTGCGCGCTTGGCTAGGGGCATTGTTACCAATTTACTAGCTGCCACCGGTATTGACGCTTTGGGAGAGCGAATTGGTCTTTCCCAACAAGCCGGTTCTCAAAATCTTTCGTGGCTGGGTGGCACCCTGGTGTATGCCATTATTTTCATTTTGGCTGCCATCAGCATCCTCGAAGAACTGCAAATCCAAGCCATTTCCGGTCCAGCAATTGCCATGCTGGAACAGGTTCTCGATGCCATTCCGCTAATTCTCGCCGCGATCGCGATTTTGGTGGTGACCTATTTTGTAGGTCGGTTCGTTGCTAACCTCGTAACCAGCATCTTAAGTGGCATTGGCTTCGATAATGTCTTTGCTGCCATGGGGGTACCGTTCCCAACGCCCTCCGATAGCGCTGGCGAAGGGCAACCTTCCCCAGAAAGCGAATCCCAATCCCAGCAAACATCGAGTAGCGGCACAACGCCAAGCGCCTCTACCCGCACCCCCTCCGAAATTGCCGGTATCGTGGTTTTGGTGGGAATCATGTTCTTCGGCGTCTTGTTCGCCGTCAACGTACTGCAATTTGAAGAACTCTCCACGCTGGTAGCTGCTCTCATGGAAATTCTGGGACGTGCCCTGGTAGGCGTCGTTGTCTTTGGTATTGGCCTATATTTCGCCAATTTGGCCTTTAATATCATTAGCAGCCAAGGCAGTGCCCAAGCACGCTTGTTGGGTCAAACCGCCCGCATTGTGATTATTGCTTTTGTCTCGGCTATGGCGCTGCAACAAATTGGAATTGCCACCAATATCGTCAACCTCGCTTTCGGTTTGGTTTTGGGTTCCATTGCTGTTGCTGTTGCCATTGCTTTTGGTGTGGGTGGCAAAGATATTGCTGCCGAACAGATTCGCCAATGGTTGGATGCTTTCAAAAACCGACAGTAAGCAATTATGTTTGCTAGAAAAGTAAGCTAACTACTCTTTTTCTGCCCATCCCATACGAAAAAAACATGGAATGGCGAGATGGCGAGGTCGCTCGAGCTCCTTGGGAGTCAAGCGACCTCGCTTTTTAGATGGATAGTTTTCTGGGGAGGCGCGATTATGGTTCTACCACTAATTTGTAACTATGACGCTGGTTGGCTTCTTTTGCTCCCACCCAAATGGCGTATTCACCGGCCGGCCAGCTACTATCTTCCACGAGAGGATTGTCCCCTTCTCCGCTGTTATCGTCGCAGCGAACGACAGAGTCTCCACCTTGGGGACCGCTGACCATCAACGTGGTATCGCTGCCCCGCCCTTCAACGCCGATGCTCAAACGGTCAAAATCCGCTTCCAAAATCAGGAGATAGTCGGGCATATCTCGATAGGCTGTATATCCCAAACACAGATTGCCTTGTGCGTCCTGGTTGGTAATGCTTAACATGGAAACGTGACCCCCCGTTTCTCCCATGGCGGTCCCTGCTTGCGGGGAAAATCCCGGCGACAAACGCAGGGTGGCGAAATTGGCTTGTTCGGAAGCCACAGCGGTTAAGCTTAGTCCCAAGGTCACTGGCAATAGCCAAGCACCTGCGTGGCGAACAATACGTTTTAAAGATTTCATCAGGGATATCCTCCTGGCAAAAATAAAATTTCTCGCAACAATCGAATTCCTATAAAAGTT
This portion of the Geitlerinema sp. PCC 9228 genome encodes:
- a CDS encoding STAS domain-containing protein, whose translation is MIHIDQKTHTTKDGKTAIVLAPSGRLDITTAWQFRLKLQECISKLSPHVVVNLGQVNFIDSSGLTSLVAGMRDADKVKGSFRICNVHPEAKLVFEVTMMDSVFEIFETEEEALEGVPRDIAS
- a CDS encoding CpcT/CpeT family chromophore lyase, with product MAPLLELDHQEPSQAQPAWYVRLRFWWQCPLSHTPLYQAIALVFFLEQASIQAGPPSYRQRLLEIIPPATRDALLQVQSYMLRARPADFRGAGREPHLWHHLNQDDIQRLPGCLLLVTPTPTDAYGYQLDAQPPHQHKAVLPLEEWCGRFPLVFWQPRNSFGVTTGETGYALWGALLGSYQLAKVADFIGDLPATTN
- a CDS encoding histone deacetylase, which produces MFPIFYSEKFLQHRSGRFHPERPERLQRLVATLQKPYWQGKLQWHTPTAIEERSPLPFAQWVHAQEYIDRVAQISQNGGGRLDPDTGLSASSYEVALLGINAWMDGVEQVLGSGSPAFVLSRPPGHHALSNRGMGFCIFANAAIAAHYALKRLGVKRVAILDWDVHHGNGTQALIESSPEIAYCSLHESPHYPGTGDAHERGDYNNVLNVPMPPGSGIQEYRVAFRDRVLPFLKSWHPDLLVVSAGYDAHAADPLASILLQAQDFGELTDYVLEITPYTLFGLEGGYELDALTESVTTTIERCLALGHQPSQSRC
- the gyrA gene encoding DNA gyrase subunit A; amino-acid sequence: MNTAGERIIPTDLRNEMSRSYLEYAMSVIVGRALPDARDGLKPVHRRILYAMHELGLTADRPFRKCARVVGEVLGKYHPHGDTAVYDALVRMAQDFSMRAPLIAGHGNFGSIDNDPPAAMRYTECRLQQLTSDALLRDIDAETVDFIDNFDGSQQEPMVLPARVPQLLLNGAAGIAVGMATNIPPHNLGELADGLVAFIRNPEISDEQLRRIIPGPDFPTGGKILGISGIRDAYTTGKGSIIMRGVADIETIGGSGRSDRDAIVITELPYQTNKAALIEKIADLVNDKQLEGIADIRDESDREGLRIVIELKRDANPRVVLNNLYKHTPLQTNFGCNMLALVDGDPQLLNLRQYLEVFLEFRVETITRRTRYELRKAEERDLILQGLLVALEHLDAVIALIRHAESPAAARQELVNNYGLTETQADAILQMQLRRLTALETEKIQQEHEQLQAKIADLQDILARRERILGLVESEIEEIKAKHNTPRRTVIEKEEGELDDIDLIANEQSIVLLTEQGYIKRMPLNTFGTQSRATRGKSATNLKDSDSIAHFFNCRDHDGILFFSERGIVYSLRAYQIPMGSRAARGVPLVQMLPIPRDEKITSVIPVSDFTEDDYLVMLTKGGNIKRTALSAFKNIRTNGLIAISLEEEDQLRWVRRARTDDSILIGSRLGMAIHFQINSEQLRPRGRVTRGVKAMNLQPDDELVGMDIFPSSVIAGFLNADGDSSDEADALEVEAAETAPEETVSETDEEAPYVLAITQQGYGKRIAGSQFRLQRRAGKGTIATKFRKANDRLAALRIVKSADELMLITHRGIIIRYSAGEIPTQSKQATGVRVQRLDEDDFIVAVTPVPPMEMEAETDAEESPS
- the recR gene encoding recombination mediator RecR, with product MTVYTRPLARLIEELQRLPGVGPKTAQRLALHIIKRPQEEVKSLADALVEASQQVGVCQTCFHLSADPTCEICRNPNRDRSTICVVADSRDVIALEKTREYKGLYHVLGGVISPMDGIGPEQLTIEQLVKRVSHESIQEVILAIGPSVEGETTTLYVGQLLQPFTRVTRIAFGIPMGGDLEYADEVTLARALEGRQNLS
- a CDS encoding tetratricopeptide repeat protein: MMDFPLARQRFYQETSQPEAQIDLAKAALYIAQEEYPELDLAANLEILDGMADDLRIRLQKPYYPMRVIKTINQYLYEEKGFSGNSEHYYDPRNSFLNEVLQRRTGIPITLALVYAEVGKRVDFPTVGINMPGHFLLQPEFEDAGIYIDAFHGGEVLFAEDCAQLLGRIYGESIDVDKVKPMLTQIGKKRFLARILTNLKMIYLTLQDMEKTLAAVERILMLFPDATSENRDRGLLYYQAGRWVEARQDLEIYLDRTPNAQDKAVIQQILDKIAKQS
- a CDS encoding SRPBCC family protein, which codes for MEYSQVFEQSIYINASATLVERCITDNQLMHLWLNPMLKCEPVGRWSTELGARSRFIIQIPLLQPTLESTVVQREPGLVVWEFQGFFQGRDRWECQPEGNGTRLTNRFAFRIPNPLIAFGFNQFAAKMTKEDMEAQLRRLKNVAERRGSGNAGR
- a CDS encoding mechanosensitive ion channel → MNSIVPLELLPGKLLSPLIWAQIDNPISGWFGWSDSEIGQRITSIVYAILIFVVGWIIAAIAGQIVKKILMRSSLDNRLANWMMGSDSQQEESVPIEQWVSNFVYWVILLFAIVAALTALELDAVTQPLNAFLSRIFNYLPQIGAAIAWLVGGWAVGTIAKLVLTRGLQVFNIDERINRAMGEQEEQVTPVSINENLGNALYWFILLFAFYFALGALGLQEQVRPIENLLDEILAALPQILKALIIFAFAWVIARLARGIVTNLLAATGIDALGERIGLSQQAGSQNLSWLGGTLVYAIIFILAAISILEELQIQAISGPAIAMLEQVLDAIPLILAAIAILVVTYFVGRFVANLVTSILSGIGFDNVFAAMGVPFPTPSDSAGEGQPSPESESQSQQTSSSGTTPSASTRTPSEIAGIVVLVGIMFFGVLFAVNVLQFEELSTLVAALMEILGRALVGVVVFGIGLYFANLAFNIISSQGSAQARLLGQTARIVIIAFVSAMALQQIGIATNIVNLAFGLVLGSIAVAVAIAFGVGGKDIAAEQIRQWLDAFKNRQ